The Arenicella xantha genome window below encodes:
- the sufB gene encoding Fe-S cluster assembly protein SufB, which yields MSEALNEKNKDLKELVKREYKEGFITDIESDTFEPGLNEDVIRRISEKKNEPEFMLEYRLKAFRRWQKMPEPEWAHIDYPKIDFQSIAYFSAPKKKPVLDSLDDVDPKLLETYAKLGIPLEEQKMLANVAVDAVFDSVSVRTTFRETLSKAGVIFMPISEALQEHPDLIKQYLGSVVPTQDNYYAALNAAVFSDGSFVFIPKGVRCPMELSTYFRINEVNTGQFERTLIIAEEGAYVSYLEGCTAPQRDENQLHAAVVELVAHADAEIKYSTVQNWYPGDENGKGGIYNFVTKRGVCKGDRAKISWTQVETGSAITWKYPSVVLQGDDSVGEFYSVALTHNKQQADTGTKMIHMGKNTSSTIISKGISAGHGQNTYRGLVKILKGADNARNFSQCDSLLLGDRCGAHTFPYMEVQNQTANLEHEATTSKISEDQLFYLKQRGLNEEAAVSMIVNGFCKEVFRELPMEFAVEAQKLLDVSLEGAVG from the coding sequence ATGTCAGAAGCATTGAACGAAAAGAATAAGGACCTGAAAGAGCTCGTCAAACGCGAGTATAAGGAAGGTTTTATCACGGACATTGAGTCGGATACCTTTGAGCCCGGTTTGAATGAAGACGTGATTCGCCGAATTTCAGAAAAGAAAAACGAACCCGAGTTTATGCTCGAGTATCGACTGAAAGCGTTTCGTCGCTGGCAGAAAATGCCAGAACCCGAATGGGCACACATTGATTATCCTAAAATAGATTTTCAAAGCATTGCGTATTTTTCTGCGCCAAAGAAAAAGCCCGTGCTAGACAGCTTAGACGACGTTGACCCGAAACTACTCGAGACCTATGCCAAGCTTGGCATTCCGCTCGAAGAGCAAAAAATGTTGGCCAATGTCGCAGTCGATGCGGTCTTCGACAGTGTGTCGGTACGCACCACGTTTCGTGAAACTCTATCAAAGGCCGGCGTGATATTTATGCCGATCTCCGAGGCCTTGCAAGAGCACCCAGACTTAATTAAGCAATACCTTGGTAGTGTGGTTCCGACCCAAGACAACTATTACGCCGCGCTCAATGCCGCGGTGTTCTCAGACGGCTCGTTTGTATTTATTCCCAAAGGCGTACGTTGCCCAATGGAGTTGTCGACTTATTTCCGGATCAATGAAGTCAATACCGGTCAGTTTGAGCGCACCCTGATTATTGCCGAAGAAGGTGCCTACGTTAGTTATCTTGAAGGCTGCACCGCACCACAACGCGATGAAAACCAGCTGCATGCCGCAGTAGTAGAGTTAGTTGCGCATGCCGATGCAGAAATCAAATACTCAACCGTACAAAACTGGTACCCCGGTGACGAAAACGGTAAAGGCGGTATTTATAACTTCGTTACCAAACGTGGTGTATGCAAAGGCGACCGCGCTAAAATTTCATGGACTCAAGTCGAAACTGGCTCGGCCATCACGTGGAAGTATCCGAGCGTAGTACTGCAAGGTGATGACTCTGTTGGTGAATTCTATTCAGTCGCACTTACCCACAATAAGCAACAGGCTGACACTGGCACCAAGATGATCCACATGGGCAAAAATACGTCCAGCACGATTATCTCTAAAGGCATCTCAGCAGGTCATGGCCAGAACACTTATCGCGGCCTAGTGAAAATTCTGAAGGGCGCAGACAATGCACGTAATTTCTCACAATGCGACTCTTTATTGCTCGGCGACCGTTGCGGCGCGCACACCTTCCCGTATATGGAAGTACAGAATCAAACGGCCAATCTAGAACACGAAGCAACCACCTCTAAAATTTCAGAAGACCAATTGTTTTATCTAAAACAACGCGGCCTGAACGAGGAGGCCGCAGTGTCGATGATTGTAAACGGGTTCTGCAAAGAAGTATTCCGTGAACTACCGATGGAGTTTGCGGTAGAAGCGCAAAAATTACTCGATGTGTCACTTGAAGGCGCGGTCGGTTAA
- the sufC gene encoding Fe-S cluster assembly ATPase SufC gives MLKIKNLHVSVFDTPILKGIDLEVKAGEVHAIMGPNGSGKSTLSNVIAGREGYEVTEGSIEYMGNDLTELEADERACEGIFLAFQYPVEIPGVSNMAMLKAAMNSMRKYRGEAEITAGDFLKLIREKADLVEMKQEFLKRAVNEGFSGGEKKRNEILQMAMLEPKLALLDETDSGLDIDALKIVSKGVNALRAPDRAMVLVTHYQRLLDYIVPDYVHVLANGRIVKSGDKSLALELEAKGYSWIDGLQKAS, from the coding sequence ATGTTAAAGATCAAAAATTTGCACGTTTCGGTATTCGATACCCCGATCCTCAAAGGCATCGACCTAGAGGTTAAAGCCGGCGAAGTACATGCCATTATGGGCCCGAACGGTTCAGGCAAGAGTACGCTTTCAAATGTGATCGCGGGCCGCGAAGGCTATGAAGTAACTGAAGGGTCGATCGAGTATATGGGTAACGACCTAACCGAGCTTGAAGCCGACGAACGCGCTTGTGAAGGAATCTTCTTAGCGTTTCAGTACCCTGTTGAAATTCCAGGTGTTAGCAACATGGCTATGCTCAAAGCGGCTATGAACTCTATGCGCAAGTATCGAGGTGAAGCGGAAATCACCGCCGGCGATTTCCTCAAGCTGATTCGCGAGAAAGCCGACTTAGTAGAGATGAAGCAAGAATTCCTTAAACGGGCTGTCAACGAAGGTTTTTCTGGCGGCGAGAAGAAGCGTAACGAAATTCTGCAAATGGCGATGTTAGAACCAAAACTAGCCTTGCTTGATGAAACCGACTCAGGACTGGATATCGACGCTTTAAAGATCGTGTCAAAAGGCGTTAATGCTCTGCGCGCGCCCGATCGCGCGATGGTACTAGTTACCCACTATCAGCGTTTACTCGACTATATCGTACCTGACTACGTACACGTACTCGCCAACGGGCGCATTGTTAAATCTGGCGATAAGTCATTGGCACTCGAGCTTGAAGCCAAAGGCTATAGCTGGATCGACGGACTACAAAAGGCAAGTTAA
- the sufD gene encoding Fe-S cluster assembly protein SufD: MISADQNQSWISQHAALATAPNWLMQQRQQALTHFETVGLPGVRDEQWRYTNLRALKSQQFSVGQAVELSQTLPSVTHARLVIVDGFVDLAASTLPSMQGVTVNRLSDVWQDASVQEAFGTTLPSEQHGFTALNTAYAQDGYVLQLSQGAVVEMLEIVFINQHSQAVSHARNLIIAAANSQCTVVERHCVSSDANDDMTYLSNTLTEIIAGDNAHIDHYKIQQHGDSAFHMGGVFINQARSSQVKSHNIALSGLVTRNDIHSNLQGSGAHIEMNGLVLGQGRQHIDNHTQVNHLEPSCSSDEYYKTVLSDHSRSVFRGRIVVAQDAQLTIADQQNNNLLLSGNAEADTKPQLEIYADDVKCSHGATVGQLDPKSVFYLKSRGINSEQANALLTFAFANQVIERVGVSAIREELTQIMAGELLAGLEELV, from the coding sequence ATGATTTCAGCCGACCAAAACCAAAGCTGGATTAGTCAACATGCGGCGCTCGCAACGGCGCCAAACTGGCTTATGCAGCAACGTCAGCAAGCACTTACTCACTTTGAGACCGTGGGACTACCCGGTGTGCGTGACGAACAATGGCGTTACACCAATCTACGCGCATTAAAAAGCCAGCAATTTTCTGTCGGCCAAGCGGTCGAGCTGAGTCAAACACTGCCATCAGTGACACATGCACGGCTCGTTATTGTCGATGGCTTCGTAGACCTTGCCGCCTCTACTCTGCCCTCAATGCAGGGAGTCACAGTTAATCGTCTGTCAGACGTATGGCAAGATGCATCCGTTCAAGAGGCTTTCGGCACCACACTACCGAGCGAACAGCATGGCTTTACCGCCCTCAATACGGCCTACGCACAAGACGGCTACGTACTGCAGCTTAGCCAAGGCGCAGTGGTTGAGATGCTCGAAATTGTGTTTATTAATCAGCATTCACAGGCCGTCAGTCATGCCAGAAACCTGATTATCGCCGCCGCAAATAGCCAATGCACGGTCGTTGAACGACATTGTGTAAGCAGCGATGCAAACGATGACATGACATATCTTAGCAATACCCTCACGGAGATTATTGCTGGCGACAACGCGCATATCGATCACTATAAAATTCAACAACACGGCGACAGTGCATTCCATATGGGCGGCGTGTTTATCAATCAAGCGCGCTCATCTCAGGTAAAGAGTCATAACATTGCGTTAAGCGGCTTGGTTACACGCAACGATATCCATAGCAATTTACAAGGCTCTGGGGCTCATATCGAAATGAACGGTTTAGTACTCGGCCAAGGTCGACAACATATTGATAACCACACTCAAGTAAACCACTTGGAGCCAAGTTGCAGTAGCGACGAGTATTACAAGACTGTGCTAAGCGACCATTCACGCAGTGTGTTTCGCGGTCGTATTGTGGTCGCTCAAGACGCACAACTGACCATCGCCGATCAGCAGAATAACAACTTGCTACTATCCGGTAATGCCGAAGCAGACACCAAACCGCAGCTAGAAATCTATGCTGACGACGTAAAGTGCTCACATGGCGCCACCGTAGGTCAGTTAGATCCTAAATCAGTTTTCTACCTTAAGTCCCGCGGCATCAATAGCGAGCAGGCCAATGCATTGCTAACCTTTGCGTTTGCTAACCAAGTTATTGAGCGTGTCGGCGTTTCCGCGATTCGTGAAGAGCTTACGCAAATCATGGCTGGCGAATTACTAGCAGGGCTAGAAGAACTAGTCTAA
- a CDS encoding cysteine desulfurase encodes MNQIPANVADISSYRADFPALHQQVSGHPLVYLDNGASTQKPQAVIDAVSEFYQHDYSNVHRGIHTLSQRATDQFEAARETVREFINAGSDKEIIFTRGTTDAINLVAHSLVRSSFQAGDEVIVSMMEHHSNIVPWQILEQELGLKLRVIPINEHGEIIYDEFLKLLNPKTKLLAITQLSNALGSLTPLKQMIADAHAAGAKVLVDGAQAVAHTVVDVQALDCDFYAFSGHKLFAPTGVGVLYGKHQLLDAMPPYQGGGEMIKVVSFSGTTYNELPHKYEAGTPNIAGVIGLAAAIKYVNAIGIPAIQDYEHQLLGYATEQLLAIDGLHLIGTAQDKASILSFQIDGIHASDLGTLLDQQGVAIRVGHHCAMPVMEFFGVDATARASLAFYNTRDDIDALVKAINKAVSMLK; translated from the coding sequence ATGAATCAAATACCCGCTAACGTAGCTGATATCAGCTCGTATCGCGCCGATTTCCCAGCATTACACCAGCAAGTGTCCGGACATCCATTGGTATATCTAGATAACGGCGCATCAACGCAGAAGCCTCAGGCGGTGATCGACGCAGTGTCGGAGTTTTACCAGCATGATTACTCGAATGTGCACCGCGGAATCCACACCCTGAGCCAACGTGCCACGGATCAGTTTGAGGCCGCCCGTGAGACCGTTCGTGAGTTCATCAACGCTGGCTCCGACAAAGAAATAATATTTACTCGCGGCACTACCGACGCAATTAACTTGGTGGCTCACAGTCTCGTGCGCAGCTCATTTCAAGCGGGCGATGAAGTCATTGTGTCAATGATGGAACATCACTCGAATATTGTGCCTTGGCAAATTCTCGAGCAAGAGCTGGGTTTAAAGTTACGCGTCATTCCGATCAATGAGCATGGCGAAATCATTTACGATGAATTCTTAAAACTGCTTAACCCCAAGACTAAATTACTCGCGATCACGCAGCTCTCGAATGCTCTCGGAAGCTTAACGCCACTCAAGCAAATGATTGCAGACGCGCATGCAGCTGGCGCCAAAGTGCTGGTCGACGGCGCTCAGGCGGTCGCGCACACAGTGGTCGATGTGCAAGCACTCGATTGCGATTTTTACGCGTTTTCTGGCCATAAATTGTTTGCGCCAACCGGCGTTGGTGTGCTGTATGGCAAGCACCAATTGCTTGATGCCATGCCGCCCTATCAAGGCGGTGGCGAAATGATCAAGGTCGTAAGCTTCTCTGGCACCACCTATAATGAACTGCCACACAAATATGAAGCTGGCACACCCAATATTGCTGGCGTCATTGGCTTGGCTGCCGCAATCAAATACGTCAACGCGATCGGCATACCGGCAATACAAGACTACGAACATCAGCTATTAGGCTACGCAACCGAACAATTGTTAGCCATCGATGGCTTACATTTGATTGGAACCGCACAAGATAAAGCCAGTATTTTATCCTTCCAAATTGATGGCATCCATGCCTCGGACCTTGGCACACTACTAGACCAACAAGGCGTTGCTATTCGCGTCGGTCATCACTGTGCTATGCCGGTAATGGAATTCTTTGGGGTCGACGCCACAGCGCGAGCGTCTCTAGCCTTCTACAACACGCGTGACGATATTGATGCTCTGGTAAAAGCCATCAATAAAGCTGTTTCTATGTTGAAATAA
- a CDS encoding SUF system Fe-S cluster assembly protein: MNDTLTPYIVLPEGKTEADAAKRSAEPRTPEELGPDIIEALRTVYDPEIPVNIYDLGLIYNFEVDEDFFVDVSMTLTAPGCPVAETFPGIVENAVKSVVGVSDARVELTFDPPWTMANMSEEAKLELGMI; the protein is encoded by the coding sequence ATGAACGACACACTCACTCCCTATATCGTACTGCCCGAAGGCAAAACCGAAGCTGACGCAGCCAAGCGTTCGGCTGAACCGCGCACACCCGAAGAACTAGGGCCGGATATCATCGAAGCGTTACGCACAGTCTATGACCCTGAAATTCCGGTAAACATTTACGACCTCGGCCTCATTTACAACTTTGAAGTAGATGAAGATTTCTTTGTGGACGTCAGCATGACCTTAACCGCTCCGGGTTGCCCTGTCGCTGAGACGTTTCCAGGCATTGTCGAAAACGCTGTGAAAAGTGTCGTCGGTGTGTCCGATGCTCGCGTTGAGCTTACCTTTGATCCGCCATGGACTATGGCCAATATGTCGGAAG